The genomic DNA CAAGACCAAGCAGCCCTGGCCTCAGCCCCTGCAACCTAAAAGccccagagaaggaaggaagttgGGCCTTCTTAGGTACAGTCTTCCTTAGGCAGCTCATTGGGTGTCCACGACCGCGATACCCGCTTCCAGGCTCAGAGGAGAAACGAGCCCTTCATTCATCCCGCCCCTGTTCAGTTAACAGGCTTGCTGTGGGTTAGGGAGGCCGGGCCACAGGGGAGATGTggcctccaaggagggagacagaCGTGGAGAGACGGTGGCAGAGTCGTGGCAGGCTGGCCTCCGTGGATCCCGCGCGGTACCCCCGCCAGACACACCGCAGTCCCCGGCTGTGCCTGGCGGCCTCCTTACCCACAGGCCGAGGGTGCTACTGCGGGCGGCAGAGCGGGGCCTCACCGGCAGCCAGAGGGGAGAAGGTGACTCTCCTTTTGTCCCCTCCCCCAGAACATGGCTCTTTATGCTGATGTCAGTGGAAAACAGTTTCCTGTTACCCGGGGCCAGGACGTGGGCCGATACCAGGTAAGGGATGCCATGGTGGTCACTTGCGCGGGCGTGGCTTGAAGGCCGGGCCAGCAGGGCTGGGGTCCTTGAACTCGATGCGCTGGCTGTGGCGCCACGTGCACTGCCCACCCCCTGCCGAACACACCCCACCCAGGTGTCCTGGAGCCTAGACCACAAGAGCGCCCACGCAGGCACCTACGAGGTCAGATTCTTTGACGAGGAGTCCTACAGCCTCCTGAGGAAGGTGAGTGTCCCCGAAGGCCACCCAGGCCTGCAGTAGGGAGGGCACAGCCCActgccccagctgtctccacccTGCGGTCCCCTCTCTGACTTGGAGCAGGATGGCCAGCGGGCGACTTCCTGCTCACCCACCCAACCTGGCCCTGTGCCTTCCGTGTCACTCCTTCGCCCGCTTCTCTCCTTCCACGGCTCTGGCCGGTgttcctgcctctcccaccccacccagcatCGCCCCCTGACCCCAGCACCTCCCTCACAGGCGCAGAGGAATAACgaggacatttccatcatcccaccTCTGTTTACAGTCAGCGTGGACCATCGGGTGAGTGGCCGGCAGGGGCTGGCCCgacacaggggaaggaggaagcaggTGGCAAGCCTCGCCCTTtagggagagctgggggctgagCCAAGTTGACCGGTGTGTCTTCGCGCCCCAGAAGGAGGGTGGCTGGCGTGGCTGGCCTTCTCACCCGTCCCTGCCCCGAGAATGACTTTGGTCTCCTTTCTTGCAGGGCACCTGGAACGGGCCCTGGGTCTCCACCGAGGTACTGGCCGCCGCCATTGGCCTAGTGATCTACTACCTGGCCTTCAGTGCCAAGAGCCACATCCAGGCCTGAGGGtgatgccccccaccccccttgcttctttcaataaaCAGTTACCAGCTATCCCAAGCACTAGGGCTGTGTCGCACACACGGGCAGAGCTGGGTGACCGGCATCCCTCCGCCTGCCTAGACGGCACAGGCACTGAGTGGGGGCAGGTCTGGAGGTCCCCTTCCTCCTTGTGTACGTTGCTTTACTCTTGGCCGTTGTTAGCGCTCCCTTCTCAGCCCCCGTGAAGCCTTCGGGACCTAATAGCCAGTGCCCACCGTCTCCCAGCGTTGCCTGCGTGGTTCCAGGCGGGGCACGGGGCTGTCTCTCCCCTCCGCCGCCCATCTGCTGGCAAAGAGTGGCCTTGTTCTCCTGCCCTCGCCCAGCCTGCCTGGGCCCGCTTAGGGAAGGGCCCTCTGACCACCTGCCGTTTTGAGGGCAACTGCCCAGGGCAAGTGGCGAGGGGGGCTCCCCCGAAACCCAGCAGTCAGCGGCGTAGCCACAGCCCCTCCTGGCCGTCGGAAGGGCTCCCGTGTTTGGAACCCTGGGCACGAGCCACGCACTGAAGTACTTCCTGTGCTTTTCCTGGGGGACGCTGCGAGCGTCCCTGTGGAGCTTATGCGGTCGCAGCTAGTACTCCAGGTagctggcggggggcgggggggggtggtggcCCTTCCAAGCTCTCCGCTCCAGCGTGGTGCCTCCCAGGATGCTCTCACCTCGTGGTGTCAGGTGGGGCACGGAGAGAGGCACAGAGGGGACCCGGAGCCCCAAGCCTCCGAGGAGCCATCGTTGGCCCTTTCCCGTTCGGCTGTGTACCTCCCCTCCTAGCGAGCCCTCTCTCTGAGCGCCTGATGGTCTCGAGACAGCGGGCGGGCGTCCCTGTGCAGGCTCCGTGCTCCACGTCGACCCGCAGCCCTCCCGCCAGCCCGCTTTCCCTGCTACCGCCCACGGCTGGAGAGGTGGGGGCCCAGGGTTCAAAGGGGCTGCATGCACGTCCCGGGGGAGCCCTTTCCCAGCTGCACGGCTTCGCTCAGCTGTGACCTGGCTTCCTCCAGGATGTCGGTGAGGGGTCATTGGGATCAGCGTCCATCAGCTGTTACCAAAGACACACAGCTGTGTGAATAACAAGCCTCCAGCGAGGCTGCACCCAAAAAGGAGGCCCAAAGCCTACGTGAGTGGGCGGGGGTCTCCTCTGGGCTTTGTCCTCCACGGGAGTGTGGAGGGACCTCCTCCGGGCTAGGGGACGCCAGCTGTTCCCTGCCCCACAGCCTCGGTCCACGTGAAGCGGGTCAGCATGGGGTGACTGGCAGGAATAGGGAGGCTCCACGGAAGAGCCCCGTCCTCGCTCCCCAAACGGGCACGACAGGAACCACGGGGCCCCTGAGGGCCAGGCCAGGCGAGAGCTGCTGGCTGAGGCGCCTTCCGCGTTCCAGACAGGGCCGGCGGCGCTCAGGGGGCGCCTGCTGGCTGagctctgctcctcctccttgTAGGGGCAAAGTGGCAGCTGTTGGCCACGCAGCGGCTCTTTTtgatcccagctccaccactccaCCCAGTTAAGTCACTGGCCCAGTGCTGTCACTGGTCCAGTGCACCGGTTGCCAAGGGCTTCCAGATCTGGTGTCATATTTCCCAGAGCCAGTGAGAgccaagccccagcaccagcttTCACGTGGCCAGGGGACCCCAGGTTCCAGGCCTGTCCTGGCCCCCACCCCGGGAACCCTGGGCCTCTGGCACCCCACCCCGGAGCAAAAGTGAGGTACCTCTAGAGCCATCAAAGTGAGCCCCCAGCAGCCAGAGAGGGATGCTCAGGGAACAGGTGGCCTTAGTCTCCAACTCCAGCCAGTTTCCTGCGATGGGCTGGGTCCTCGGAACCCCATCCTTCACAGGGGCCTGTATGGagtgccccctccccaggaacGGGGCTGGTCACGAGTTGATGTTCCTAGCCCCCAGCTCCAGAGGCCTCTGAGGGGTAAGAGGAAGGTGGGGTCTCGTGTTTGCCCCTTTTCATCAACAAGCCCTTTCCTCCCTTGAAGCCACTGGTGTTCTGTGAGACATGCTGGGTCTTCCCTCCCAGCTGTTCAGACAGCATGGCACTCCGCTtctgggagcacaggctcaggtTTCTTGCTCGCACCAATCTCATCAAATTAGCAAAATTAACAAGAGGTCTACATTGCTCtttcaagagaatttttaaatgtatcctCACCCACTTAATGTGCTGGCAGCGTCCTGTGTCTTTTCAGGAGACTGAGCGCCTACTCAAGGGCTCACCGTGCAGACGATACCCCTGGAGTTGCTGTCTTTGGGGCCTTGGCCCCAGCCAGGACTTAGCAGTGTTCCTGGCACTGAGCAGATGCCCAGTGGTTTGCTGTGCTGAATGGAACCTCGGAGTTCCCGCAGCCACCTGGTACTCATCTGGTCAAAAGACACTTCTTTGCATCTTCTGAGGGCTGGGCACTGTGGGGTCCCCAAACAGGGAAGGAAGCTTGTGCCTTCCAGAAGCCTGTTGGCCCTTGCCCCCGCTAGGGCGCTCCCTGAGCTGCAGGGCCGGGAGAGGGTGGAACCACTACTCTAGGACTCTGACCAGAGCAGGGGTGTTGGCCTCACGCACGTGCCAGCTCCAGGCTCAGCCGCCAGTCCTGAGACAGGTCTCTGCCATCCTTCCTGCACCTGGGCACCACCCTTGTGGCCGTGGCAGACCTCTGAAATGACTCTGGTGGCTCTGTCCCTCCTCCCAGAGTGCTGGAGGCTGACTTGAGAACACCTTGCTGTTGCTCAGCTTTCCCCTGACCCGCCCGGCCCCACGCCAGCCCCCGGTGCTGGAGAATGAACACCAGGAGTCACCCTCGAAGGCAGCTTGCTTTATTCTCACGATGccggcagggggcgggggtgggcagcCTGTCAGCCTTCCATCTGAGGCTCTCTGAGCCGGAAGTGCCCCGAGGCCAGCTCTCACTAATGCACAGGTCCCTGAGGGCTGCCCGGCCCACACTGGCAAAGTGGGGCGCAGGGCATCTTCTCCCCAGTCAGCCCACCTGGCAGGGCCCGCCTGTCACTCAGCTCCAGGCCGCTCCCTAGCTCTGCGTGGGTCGTGTCACCAAGGTCTGCTGCTACTCATGGGACTTGGCTTCTGGACCTCTCACACCACTCAGGAGAGAAGCTGAGCTCCAGAAGGCGTCTGGCACAGCCCTGGGCTTGCTTCCTTCTTCTTGGACGGGCACTGACCCTTCAGTCCCCGCAGTCGCCGGGGAAGGAGGTGACCTCCAAGGTGAGCCTGGCAAGCCACATCGGAAGCTCCTGGTCCCCACACCTCAGAGCGGAGACCACCtgcaaagctgcttcccattcttgCCTtcattcccccacctcccctccccccatccccctcccttgcttccccccacccccctccttccCAGGTATCACTCGGGGATTCCACCTCTGTCAGGCTGCCTGAAGGAGCTGCCAGCCCTCAGAGCAGgtccacaaaacaaacaaaccaagaaaacaaCAATTGGcaagcacagaaaaggaaaagaaccaCAAAAATCAGGGTTGCCTTTGTCTACAAGTAATGGACATTCTCTTGTGCTTAGGACAGTCTTCTTTTCAGCTGACTTCCCTGTCCCCAAGTGCCCGCGCTGAGAGCGCTCTGCAGGGAAGTGCGTGTGTCTGCGTGCGTACATGTGTCTGGGCTcgtgtctcacacacacacacgcctacGGCTGAAGGGGGGACTGATAAGGGTCTGCCCCCAGGCCAGCTGTTGATGTGGTCGCTGTACTTGGGGAGAAGGAAGTCACCGATGGAGAGAAGCATCCCTCCTCCTTCAGGGGCTTCTGTCTGGTAACAGAGTCCCACGCGCACACGCAGACACATGCTAGATTCTACGGGAGAGCAGAAGACGGGGTCCCGGCAGGCTCAGTGGCCCTGGGCCAGGGCGGAGGACCCGTGCCCTGGAGCACAGCCGGGCTCAGACGGTGGTGACGGAGAGCAGAGGGTTGTAGACGCGCTTCCCGTCGGCCGAGCGCGTGCCGTGGGCCAGCATCTCCTGGATGGTGATCCAGTTGTCCAGGATCTTCTTGCTCCGCTTCTTCATGGTTTTGCGGTGGCTCAGCGCGATGATGTTGAGCTCAGCCCTGCTGTCGCCGCTCTGCTCCCTCAGGCACTCGAGGCGGCTCTGCAGCATGAACTCGCGCCGCCTCCGCTGCTCCCGGGCCCGGAGCAGGTGCTGCTTCCGCTCCTCCTTGCTCCAGTAGCGGCCCATCTTCATCTCGCTCACCGCGTCGTCATCGGTGGTCATGCCGCTGCGCTCCTCCCGGATCTTCAGGGCCCGGGCTTTCAGGAGGCGGTCCCGCACCGGCCGCTTGGCCACGTAGCGGGTCCCGTCGCTGCGCACCTTGACCTTCCACTCCATGCGGGGCGCTTCggtggccgccgccgccgccgccgccccacCCACCCGAGGGCCACTGGCCAAACTCAAGGCGCCGTGGCCCAACTCTTCCAGACCGCGCGGCGGGGCCAGCTGCACGCAGCTGTGGTAGCGCTCGCCCTCCTGGCCCTGGCCGCGGTGGCGCCGCGACAGGTAAGGGCTGCCTTCGGGGCCCACGCGCTCCAGGGTCACCCCCGTCTTGGGGCCGCGGCGGACCCGCTCCTCCGAGCGCTGTCTCCGGCCCACCTCGGGATCCCGGGAGAGGGATCGGAACTTGGCGGGACTCCCCTGCGGAGGGGCAGCCTTGGGGTGGGCGGCAACAGGGTGTCCGGAGGGGGTCCGGTTCAGGTTGGAGTTGCCCCCGGCGGTCGCCCGCCTCAGGGGGCTCTCGGGCAGCGGCTCCGCCAGCAGCGGGGTGCTGCGGCAGCTCTCACCCGTGTTGTAGGCGCTGGTGCTGTCCTTGTCCGACTTCTCAGGCAGCTCGGAGATGTCAGACAGCTCGTGCTTCTTGGGCTCGCCGGCCCCCAGGTCGTAGAGGCTCTCCTCCTCCAGCAGCCAGGCCTTCATGCAGCGCTCACGCAGCTGTTGCATCTTCTGCGCCCGCAGGATGTTGCGGCACTTGAACTCCAGGTGCCGCAGCTCCTCCTCCAGCACAGCCATCTCGTGGCCCACGCTCTCGTTGCGGTTGACATCCAGGGCGCCGTTGCCGCCGGCAGCCCGGGGAAAGAGGAGGCCCAGGGGGTTGCCATTCTCCAGGTGGCACTTGATCTCCAGCAGCTCGCGGTAGCGCTCGTACTCCTCATCCGTGAGGCCCGGCACGTCGCCGCCACCCAGCCCCGCGCCCTCGGCCAGCAGGGAGTCCATGCTAAAGTGGAAGTCGCGGCTCTGCAGGGCGTCCCCTTGAAGGCCAAACTTGCGCAGGGGCCCGGGCGTGTTGGCGGTACTCAGGGGCTCGTCCCCCAGCAGGTCGTGCTCAGAGCTCTCCTCGTTGCGCGTGCTCTCATCCGTCCGGCCCACCCCACTGTCCAGCTCCTGGCTGTTGCTCAAGCCTGGGCCCGCATCAGGGGCCCCTTTCTCCTCTTCGTTTCCAAGCTGGAGCTGGAAGATGAGCCCCGCTCAGTCTGGGACCCACCAGTGGGGGCGCCGTCGGGGGGAGGATGGAGATCGGAAGGGCTTTCGGGTCTGGTCCATCTCCTGCAGCCCCCCAAGCCCCTCCTtctgccctcctgcccaccctccccgccctccccaccaccgcccttcctccttcctcacctGCTGGGCAGGGGGGGATTTCAGCTTCCGCGCCCGCAGGTCCCCCTCGTTCTCAGAGCCACAATCGTCCAGGAAGTCGTCCCGGTCACTGTCCTTCCACCGCTTCGCCAGCTGCAGAGACAGGCCCGTGCTGTCCCCACTGCCTTAAGGGCCTCCGCAGACAATGACCCCACTTGCGTCGAGGTCCCAGCCCACTCAGCCATCAGAGGCCACAAAGGGAAATGGGCCTCGGACGCCCCCCCGCCCTCCACCAGTGCCAGGTTGTTGGCATGTTTGTGCCCTAGTCGGCAGCTTTCAAGACAGAAAGCCCCATGTCAGGGGACCCAGGACGCCCTACCAGGCACACACACCTGGCTCTCAGGCCGGGCCACCAGCAGGGAGATGTTGGTATTCTCCTCCTGGCTCAGGATGGCCACTGCCTCTTCCCGGTTCTGGACGTCCACACCATTTATCTGTGGCAGGCCAAGGGACAATCAACGAGGACACCAGGGCTGGCTCTGGGGCAGGCTCCAGTTGAGCTACAGGGGTCCCCTTGCAGGGAGCTCCGAAGCGAGCACCCTGGGCCAGGACAGGCTCTCGAGCGCTGGCAGGATGGAGACAAGTGGAAGGTGCCGGGGGCGAAGACAGCCTGGCCCACACAAGAGCGCACGTGCTCAGAGAGCGGCGTGGAGCAGGACACATGCTCACGTCTGGGGCACGGAGGGACAGGCTGCTAAGGGGCCCGAGCAGAGACGCCAGCAGAACCCACGGGCATACGGGAGCCACCCGCGTGGTTGTGCAGGAGGGAGATGAGTCCTAGCCCTGGTTTCAGGCATGGCGGGATGCCCGGCATCAGGCTGGGCTCTGAGCAGGAGAGAGCTAGAATTGGCTAAGGAGAGCTGGCGGGGCCTGCCTGCCCTGCTCACCTGGATGATGCGGTCTCCCTCGCGGATGCGGCCGTCTTTGGCTGCGATGCTGTTGGGATTCACCTGCAAGGCACGCGCATCGTGGGGACTCGGCCCCCTCCCTAAGGTGCCCGTCTGGTAGGAAGGGGCAGCCTCGCCTCAGAGGCCCCAGTGTGAACGGAGGGCTGATTTTTTGAGCATGGCAAAGTATGGGAAAGTACCCAGCACCTGCCAGACGGGTGGCGGAGAAGAACCCCTGTGATTACCAGGAGGGCTCCTGAAGGACGTGGCGGGAGAACAAAGCCTGGCCGGACCACATCCTGCCTTACCCCGCAAGGCCCCACTGTTCCACTACGGGCACAGGTCTCCTGGGGACGACTGCCTGGCTGGGCACACACCGAAGCCACTGGCTGCCCTGGCCTCGCCGGCTGGCAGCCTCCCTGTGACGCTAAGCTGGCTCCTTATGGGCCGCCTCAGAGCCCTGGGCAGCGTGGCAAGGCTGTGGGGATAGGATGGCATGGGAGTCTTCGTGTGCCTCAGCGCCTGCCACCGCGGTGCCCCGGCCCCCTCATAGGTGCTGTACAGATGGGCACCCAAGTCCAGCTGTCACGTCCCAGCACACAGGAAGGCACACGGAGCTCCACTGCCTTCTAGAAGATCCCAACCCCCCGTCCCGCCTTCATACCTCTCCAACATAGATGCCCAGGTCCTCCTCGTCATCCGTGCGGTAACAGACCATCAGGCCCAGCTTGTCCCGGTGGCTGGTTTTATACAGCTCCACCTCCTGCCACAAGGGGGATGGACAAACAGAGGGAGAAGCTGCAGGGACGGCAGCCTCGGCCCAGCCTCACCCCCCGGACCGTGTCACCTGAGCTGAGTTTCCAAAGGTCTCTCTTACCATCCCAAATGGCACGTGTGTCCTGTGGTGTCCCCTACCAGGAAATGCCCAAGACACACACAAGACACACAGGACGCACAGCATACAGACATGCGTGGGACACAGACTCACCAACACACACTGACAGAGGGACCTCACCCGTGCCCTCCCCCACTCAGCCCAATTTGGCCCTTGAGCCCTTGAGCCACGCGTGGGAAAGGGCCGCGAGGCCCAGCCGCCTGGGGGTTCAGGAGCCAGGCCTGAGCTGGGCTACAGACAGACGTCCCGGGGCTGGCGCCCAAGGCTGGCCACCAGCTCACCTCATACTCCAGCTCATCCATACGGTCTGCCTCCTGTGGGCCGCCCTCCATGAACTCCGCCGGGTCATAATACTCATGGCTGATGGGGGGGCTGCCCAGGAGAAGCGGGGCGTCAGGCCAGCCgtctgctcccctccctccctagcCCCGGCTCCCAGTGCGCTCAGCATGGAGCCCTGCTCTGGGTGCAACCTCGGGAGGCGGCGGCCCAGCTACCTCTTCTGCATCCCCTCCTTCTGAGCTACATGCATCTATGCAAAGAGCGGGAATACTTCTTGAACAGGAGCGTGAGGGCATCTGCACCGAGGACCCAGGCATGCCTAGctctccccgccccgccctgtCCCATCCCATCCCACCACATCCTGTCCTGTCCGCTAGCTCAGACTCCTCTAACCATGCCAGCCAGCAGGGACCGACTTCTCCAAACTGCGGATGCCCCTCCCACCTGGCACTGGCCCCACTCATGCAGTGCCCCCAGGAGTTATCCAGGCCCTGGAGGATTGCTGGGGAGCGGAAGAGGGCCCAGTCTCTCTCCGGGGGCGGCCCTCCTTGCCCCGAGGCTAAGCTTGGCTACTGCCAGCCCCGGGCCTACCTCTGTGGAGGAGGGGATCCCGGGACGACCTCCCTGCCGCCCGGGGTGAGTCTAGCGAAATGGGTCAGCGCTCACACAGTCGTGAGCCACGAGGCCCGGATGAGAGGCCCTTCTTCCGAGCGGGCCAAAGAAAGACGCCGAAGAGATGGAGAGAGTTCAGAGCAGGGAGAGGAATGGGACAGACAAGGATGCGAGAAGGTTCAAGGGCTGATGCTTGTGATGCAGAAGACGATGGGGcggcagaggaggaggaaggatggaggaggaggagccgaGGACCTCAGCCTTCCGGCAGCAAAGGTCCCGGGACGGTCCTCCCTCGGCCCTGGGGGTAGATGCAGTGGGGAGCCTGCGTGTCAGGACCCCCAGGCCCATTCACCAGCTGGTGTCCAGCCAGAGGCTAGAGGCCCGGAGATTCCTGAGCCCTGGAGGCCAAGGAGCCTGCTTCCTGCCCGGGGGCAGCCAGTCGGGGTCTCCCTGCCACGCCCAGAGCTGCGACAGTGTGGCCTCTGGGTGGCATGGGGCAGCCGCCCCAGGTGGTTTGCCCTCTCTGGAGGCAGGGCCCGGGGCCCTCCTGAGGGCGACTCACAGCTCAGACGGGACGTACGGCTCCAGGATGACCATGGGCGGGGTGGGTGGGCGCAGCTTGCCCAGCGCCATGATATGCTCGAAGGTGATGTCGGTCTGAGTGCCACTGTCCACCAGCTGCAGGTCGTGGGAGGAGCCATCCCCCCGGAGGCGGGGACTGCGTCTCAGCACCTGGATCACCAGGGGCTCCTTGGAGGCACGCAGGGCCTCCAGGGTCTGCTCCTGAGACAGCTTGGAGAGCTCCTTCCCGTTCACCTGCGGCAGAGACATGACATGTCCCCGTGAGGACCCGCTGAGGCCCTGCTTACCCCTGGGCACCCTCATTCCAGGTGAACCCCACTTCTCAGCCCTGCCCCCGCATGGAGCCTCGCCCTAGATCCCCTTCGGCCGTCCTCCTCCTTCAAGCAGCACTGAGGCCAGAGCTGGTGTGAGAAGATCACGGGGAGCCCCCTTGGCAATGACTGAGCATCTGCTGGGATCATCCAACATAtcaaggtgggagggagaccttGACTCCCTTCTGCCGACAGGAGTCGGTCAACAAATGGGTTCAGGTGGGAGAGTCCAGAAGAGCAAGAAGGCTCAGAGGAGGACAGGGTCTCTGTCCTCAAGGCAGCAACGACTcaccacagagaaaaggccaacACACACCGAGCCTAAGAGAGGTGCTGAGGAAGTGGCCCTTACAAGACCACTGTTGTCCCAGTCTTCAATTCTCACagtgccaccccctccccaggagtCTCCGGAGAAGGGGTTCTTCACAGAGATGCCCAATGCAATTGCAAAATCATGTCTTCCGGGCTGCAAGGAACAGGCCAGCCCTGGATGTCGTTCCAGGAAGACGGGCTGTCAAAGGAAAGCACAAGGAGTCCTAGGGACCCCTGGCCAGCCAGTGGCTCCTCTGATTCATGGAACCCAAATAATCACCTTGCTGCTACTTGGTTATGTCCTTGTAGATAGTAGTTTCAGTTTTTATGTTCCCCTCTCTGTAATCTTcgcatggtcagaaaagatttttttaatcaggtctgtctaattataaaaaaagacagtctcgttgtagaacatttgaaaaatacagaaaaccataaggaagaaaacaaaaatcacccaCCATCTCAGGGACGTAAAAGCTGTGAATGTGTTGGCATATTTCATTCTTGCTCTTTTTTCGATTTGTGACTGCAGGCGCCCCAAGGCCTGGAGCACGCCAGCCTGCGCGTGGACCATCCGTTGTGTGTTGGCTTGGTCCCTACTGTCCATCACTAgtggttttcaattttattataaagaaggTTGCAGAGACACATTTTTTGTATGTTCTGTACCTATTTTCTATGTATATCTTTGTGTAATCTATGGTTGTTATGTTAGAGAAATTTTCCAAAAGTGGAATTATTGGATCAAAGGGTATCAAGGAAACAGCTTGTCAAACAAGAAGGTATTAGTTGTAAGAATATGGTCAGCACAGCCCAAGAGGATCAGGACAGCCGGAGAGGCTGCAGTTATAAAGGAAAGAGGGAATGGAGGCCACGGGGCTGAGTGCATGGGAGAAAAGGGCTGGCTGCTGATGTGTATTTGGGGAGGCGTGTGAAGGGCGGACTGGCAAAGGCTGGGCACCAAGGGAATGTGAGGACTGGCCTTGAAGCCCTTAGCAGAGCCAAAACTGTCAAGAAATGCTTGAGGCAGCAAGCATTTGACACAGCCAGTATCGACCTTTCAATGGAACAAACTTACAACtaaatgaattttattaaaaacaaaggcaagaggcttccctggtggcgcagtggttgagaatctgcctgccaatgcaggggacacgggttcgagccctggtctgggaagatcccacatgccgcagagcaactaggcccgtgagccacaactactgagcctgcgcgtctggagcctgtgccctgcaacaagagaggccgcgacagtgaaaggcccgcgcaccgcgatgaagagtggccgccgctcgccgcaactagagaaagccctcgcacaaaaaacgaagacccaacacagcccaaaataaataaataaatttaaaaaaaaacaaaaaacaaaggcaaaagcaAACATGCATGTTCCTTATATAAACACCAATATTTAGCATTTAACTCAACCCTCACGATTcactaagaaaaggaaattcaataAAGTCGGGCAGATGTGACTACAGGAAAAACTACCTCCAACGAATCTGGCTGCTTTCAGAACTTTGGATAAAAGAGAAGTCAGTtttactgaaaccatttcctctaagatcaagaacaagacaaagttgtccactctcaccactactattcaacatagttttggaagttttagccacagcaatcagagaagaaaaagaaataaaaggaatccaagttggaaagaagaagtaaaactgtcactgttttcagacgacatgatactatacatagagaatcctaaagatgctaccagaaaactactagagctaatcaatgaatttggtaaagtaacaggatacaaaattaatgcacagaaatctcttgcattcctatacactaatgatgaaaaatctgaaagagaaattaaggaaacacttccat from Balaenoptera acutorostrata chromosome X, mBalAcu1.1, whole genome shotgun sequence includes the following:
- the SSR4 gene encoding translocon-associated protein subunit delta isoform X1, translating into MAALASLGALALLLLSGLSCCSAEACVEPQITPSYYTTSDAVISTETVFIVEISLTCKNRVQNMALYADVSGKQFPVTRGQDVGRYQVSWSLDHKSAHAGTYEVRFFDEESYSLLRKAQRNNEDISIIPPLFTVSVDHRGTWNGPWVSTEVLAAAIGLVIYYLAFSAKSHIQA
- the SSR4 gene encoding translocon-associated protein subunit delta isoform X2, with the protein product MAALASLGALALLLLSGLSCCSEACVEPQITPSYYTTSDAVISTETVFIVEISLTCKNRVQNMALYADVSGKQFPVTRGQDVGRYQVSWSLDHKSAHAGTYEVRFFDEESYSLLRKAQRNNEDISIIPPLFTVSVDHRGTWNGPWVSTEVLAAAIGLVIYYLAFSAKSHIQA